The proteins below are encoded in one region of Brienomyrus brachyistius isolate T26 unplaced genomic scaffold, BBRACH_0.4 scaffold52, whole genome shotgun sequence:
- the LOC125723862 gene encoding uncharacterized protein LOC125723862, whose protein sequence is MEGTEAGISMMDMLNGGEENVCEVGVNVEEVKGGGGKSTGNAVEYVVSQVGRTWLEPIQEEDLEEDEETDEELQEAEDTDAATVDSWQCMAAYVARIWLQTLQEDGPEENEEADVVFQQAEDADATTLVRFQCMVASEDRSQLLTIPEEGPEEEDETEVMKTDKTKEDADAAEKIYSEEEVSFHVNAEDLSEDDTEKSHKKKKKKMKWCFFCCPLPFRRSSKRQ, encoded by the coding sequence atggaggggacagaggctggtattagtatgatggatatgctaaatggaggtgaggagaatgtatgtgaggtgggagtgaatgtggaggaggttaagggaggaggagggaaaagtacagggaatgctgtggaatatgtggtgtcacaagtaggcagaacttggctagaacccatccaggaggaagaccttgaggaagatgaagaaacagatgaggagcttcaggaagcagaagacactgatgctgccacagtggacagttggcagtgcatggcggcatatgtagccagaatatggctgcagactttacaggaagatggacctgaggaaaatgaagaagctgatgtggtattccagcaggcagaagatgctgatgctaccacactggtcaggtttcagtgtatggtggcatctgaagacagatcacagctactgactataccagaagaaggacctgaggaagaggacgagactgaagtgatgaagacagataaaacaaaagaagatgctgatgctgccgagaagatctacagtgaagaagaagtatcattccatgtgaatgccgaagatctttctgaagatgatactgagaagagccacaagaagaagaagaagaagatgaagtggtgcttcttctgctgtcccctgcccttcagaagaagtagcaagaggcagtaa